Proteins encoded together in one Myxococcales bacterium window:
- a CDS encoding SDR family NAD(P)-dependent oxidoreductase — protein sequence MPRLRKDFATRYGTWAVVTGASSGIGAEFARQLAAAGVAVVLVARRRDRLTTLAAELAHAHRVDSRVLPLDLADPGAAAALADGVADLDVGLVICNAGTSWKGGFLDHDPADQRRMIEVNCQAPVAVARALGPGLTARGRGGLIIVSSTGAFQGLPWSAVYGATKAFDLLLGEALAVELRPAGVDVVTLCPGGTDTEGPMNTGVDPAKSPVKLMPVGPVVRAALAGLGRRTLVIPGAVNRVGVTALRVVPRGVAARTAGRIMKRVTS from the coding sequence ATGCCGCGCCTGCGCAAGGACTTCGCGACTCGCTACGGGACCTGGGCCGTCGTCACCGGCGCGTCGAGCGGCATCGGCGCCGAGTTCGCGCGCCAGCTCGCCGCCGCCGGCGTGGCGGTGGTGCTGGTGGCGCGGCGGCGCGACCGGCTCACGACGCTGGCCGCCGAGCTCGCCCACGCCCACCGCGTCGACAGCCGGGTGCTGCCGCTCGATCTGGCCGACCCCGGCGCCGCGGCCGCGCTCGCCGACGGGGTCGCCGACCTCGACGTCGGCCTCGTGATCTGCAACGCCGGCACCAGCTGGAAGGGCGGGTTCCTCGATCACGACCCGGCCGATCAGCGCCGCATGATCGAGGTCAACTGCCAGGCGCCGGTCGCGGTCGCGCGCGCGCTCGGGCCGGGCCTGACCGCGCGCGGGCGAGGCGGGCTGATCATCGTGTCGTCGACCGGCGCGTTCCAGGGCCTGCCGTGGAGCGCGGTCTACGGCGCGACCAAGGCGTTCGACCTGCTGCTGGGCGAGGCGCTCGCGGTCGAGCTCCGCCCGGCCGGCGTCGACGTCGTGACCCTGTGCCCGGGCGGCACCGACACCGAGGGCCCGATGAACACCGGCGTCGATCCCGCGAAGTCGCCGGTGAAGCTGATGCCGGTGGGACCGGTCGTGCGCGCGGCCCTGGCCGGGCTCGGGCGCCGCACGCTGGTGATCCCGGGCGCGGTCAACCGCGTCGGCGTGACCGCGCTGCGGGTCGTGCCCCGCGGCGTCGCGGCCCGGACCGCGGGCCGCATCATGAAGCGCGTCACCTCGTAG
- a CDS encoding Hsp70 family protein, protein MIDAVVAPALGKGTKYQVEFGHEAPVPSWIYNRLRRWHHLSMLKSADTVTLLERIADGARDQDGIARLVRVVDEDLGLPLHGSIEAAKLALTAAPATAFDFGRPGIAIRAPVERAAFDAWIAPELAAIDLAIDEALAAAGVAATSIDRVFATGGSSLVPAVRGALIARFGADRLVGGDELTSVAAGLAAMAARA, encoded by the coding sequence ATGATCGACGCGGTCGTCGCGCCGGCGCTGGGCAAGGGCACGAAGTACCAGGTCGAGTTCGGCCACGAGGCGCCGGTGCCGTCGTGGATCTACAACCGGCTGCGCCGCTGGCACCACCTGTCGATGCTCAAGAGCGCCGACACCGTGACGCTGCTCGAGCGCATCGCCGACGGCGCGCGCGATCAGGACGGCATCGCCCGGCTGGTGCGCGTGGTCGACGAGGATCTCGGCCTGCCGCTGCACGGCTCGATCGAGGCCGCCAAGCTGGCGCTGACCGCCGCGCCCGCCACCGCCTTCGACTTCGGCCGGCCCGGCATCGCGATCCGCGCCCCAGTCGAGCGCGCCGCGTTCGACGCGTGGATCGCGCCCGAGCTCGCGGCCATCGACCTGGCGATCGACGAGGCCCTGGCCGCCGCCGGCGTCGCCGCCACCTCGATCGATCGAGTGTTCGCGACCGGCGGCTCGTCGCTGGTGCCGGCGGTGCGCGGCGCGCTGATCGCGCGGTTCGGCGCCGATCGCCTGGTCGGCGGCGACGAGCTCACCTCGGTGGCGGCCGGCCTGGCCGCGATGGCCGCGCGCGCGTAG
- a CDS encoding iron-containing alcohol dehydrogenase has protein sequence MSIKRVLIPAAGRGARLDRPGMPKPLVWVAGLPMIVRTLVQCEAAGVEEAVVVVGYEAPTIVKALTHHPRLTKIKVRFAEAPNWQEDGLVASLLAARSLLPDRFVIAMGDHVFDAGLIERICAQRPGDGEVVAMVDSDLAEVFDAEAAVKVKQHRGAILEMGWQVPGFDGVDCGLFAVGPEVWATFAEVYAASPKANLFDAINLLAPRGLARAVGADGLPWDDVDTPAALIHTEMRYRKQRREQHVRTITPPPGAAPGQVYAFQTGAPATTEVVVGRGIATDPARLDLGIPARSASSPIFVFTDTTVNGLYGDAFVGALEARGYLVHRIVMEDGEVSKTITNYARLVDHVLEQGIDERSVLVSLGGGAVCNVCGFVASTLYRGIGLIHVPTTLMAQCDAAISHKQALNGTRGKNLIGAYYPPIRVVVDVNFLATLEDWLIPDGLAEVVKHALGQDPQYLTDLLAYEGDHRDPEFLERVVKRNIELKCELMAVDPKEHAAGMVLQYGHNVGHAVEYLSAYELSHGEAVAIGMMVAARIARLLGGCDDELVETHRRLIAKYNLPTTIPASMRIPDIIDAMRYDKKFLTEGVRMALVAEPGALWQVGGDYAIPVPDDVLIPALEATMEPA, from the coding sequence ATGTCCATCAAGCGCGTGCTCATCCCTGCCGCTGGCCGCGGCGCCCGTCTCGACCGCCCCGGCATGCCCAAGCCGCTGGTCTGGGTCGCCGGCCTGCCGATGATCGTACGGACGCTGGTGCAGTGCGAGGCGGCCGGCGTCGAGGAGGCGGTGGTCGTCGTCGGCTACGAGGCCCCGACGATCGTCAAGGCGCTCACCCACCACCCGCGCCTGACCAAGATCAAGGTGCGGTTCGCCGAGGCGCCGAACTGGCAGGAGGACGGCCTGGTCGCGTCGCTGCTGGCGGCGCGATCGCTGCTGCCCGACCGGTTCGTGATCGCGATGGGCGATCACGTGTTCGACGCCGGGCTGATCGAGCGCATCTGCGCCCAGCGCCCCGGCGACGGCGAGGTCGTCGCGATGGTCGACTCCGACCTGGCCGAGGTGTTCGACGCCGAGGCCGCGGTCAAGGTCAAGCAGCACCGCGGCGCGATCCTCGAGATGGGCTGGCAGGTCCCGGGCTTCGACGGCGTCGACTGCGGCCTGTTCGCGGTCGGCCCCGAGGTCTGGGCGACCTTCGCCGAGGTCTACGCGGCCTCGCCCAAGGCCAACCTGTTCGACGCGATCAACCTGCTGGCGCCGCGCGGCCTGGCCCGCGCGGTCGGCGCCGACGGCCTGCCGTGGGACGACGTCGACACCCCGGCCGCGCTGATCCACACCGAGATGCGCTACCGCAAGCAGCGGCGCGAGCAGCACGTCCGCACGATCACGCCGCCGCCGGGCGCGGCGCCCGGGCAGGTCTACGCGTTCCAGACCGGCGCGCCGGCGACCACCGAGGTCGTGGTCGGGCGCGGCATCGCCACCGACCCGGCCCGGCTCGATCTCGGCATCCCCGCCAGGAGCGCGTCGTCGCCCATCTTCGTGTTCACCGACACCACGGTCAACGGCCTGTACGGCGACGCCTTCGTCGGCGCGCTCGAGGCCCGCGGCTACCTGGTCCACCGGATCGTCATGGAGGACGGCGAGGTCAGCAAGACCATCACCAACTACGCGCGCCTGGTCGATCACGTGCTCGAGCAGGGCATCGACGAGCGCAGCGTGCTGGTGTCGCTCGGCGGCGGCGCGGTCTGCAACGTCTGCGGGTTCGTCGCGTCGACCCTGTACCGCGGCATCGGCCTGATCCACGTGCCGACCACGCTGATGGCCCAGTGCGACGCGGCGATCAGCCACAAGCAGGCGCTCAACGGCACCCGCGGCAAGAACCTGATCGGCGCCTACTACCCGCCGATCCGCGTCGTCGTCGACGTCAACTTCCTCGCGACCCTCGAGGACTGGCTCATCCCCGACGGCCTGGCCGAGGTCGTCAAGCACGCGCTCGGCCAGGACCCGCAGTACCTGACCGACCTGCTGGCCTACGAGGGCGACCACCGCGACCCCGAGTTCCTCGAGCGGGTGGTCAAGCGCAACATCGAGCTCAAGTGCGAGCTGATGGCGGTCGATCCCAAGGAGCACGCCGCCGGCATGGTCCTGCAGTACGGCCACAACGTCGGCCACGCGGTCGAGTACCTGTCGGCCTACGAGCTGTCGCACGGCGAGGCCGTCGCGATCGGCATGATGGTCGCGGCGCGGATCGCGCGGCTCCTGGGCGGCTGCGACGACGAGCTGGTCGAGACCCACCGCCGGCTGATCGCCAAGTACAACCTGCCGACGACGATCCCGGCGTCGATGCGCATCCCCGACATCATCGACGCCATGCGCTACGACAAGAAGTTCCTGACCGAGGGCGTGCGCATGGCGCTCGTGGCCGAGCCCGGCGCGCTGTGGCAGGTCGGCGGCGACTACGCGATCCCGGTGCCCGACGACGTGCTGATCCCGGCGCTGGAAGCGACGATGGAGCCGGCGTGA